A window of Corticium candelabrum chromosome 3, ooCorCand1.1, whole genome shotgun sequence contains these coding sequences:
- the LOC134176955 gene encoding titin-like isoform X3, whose translation MPEPTLNWTFTNNDGHMETLQEQPRLPSARASFVRVSSISRDKSGRYDCVLENEFDKVTSSAHLTVQYFDGVSLSVIPSNELVFKELGTLVINVSSVPAATEIRLSRNNVVFFSSSNGNLNKSIGTVIVNESNYIQYIFTVDKSWNTTVTAYAKHLLGSNTSTQVITVLAPPGPIDVSVNTSCYNNNNSLLVMWTVYSNGGRDISNYTLRWRKDCSNTPTTLLNSKTWMVSNNARFTQQGGSYIIPGLDGNTTYCIDVEATNSIGPMSTTVKATTLSVPNQPKLQCNPTLTTNTSVAIAWVVSSNGGDDVSHYAVVLSEDVNFTQTAYSKTLFVVDNSELTQKGGMVTVPGLSGGTTYYAKVVARNCVGASVPATQPCSTRCSQCICPLLQPRAVKEVFLSDDTITLTVKAPDLNCQIDKYIVKDVASADELQSSYSVENGIVTITITGLAAGANYTVQVYAVDQSQERPIGKPVTFQISSQDKGRESVYQR comes from the exons ATGCCTGAACCGACTCTTAACTGGACATTTACAAACAATGATGGTCACATGGAGACATTACAAGAGCAGCCACGTCTTCCAAGTGCGAGGGCAAGTTTTGTTAGAGTATCTTCAATTTCAAGGGACAAAAGTGGCCGTTATGATTGTGTTCTTGAGAATGAATTTGACAAAGTCACTTCATCAGCACATTTGACTGTACAAT ATTTTGATGGTGTCAGTCTTAGTGTTATTCCAAGCAATGAACTTGTATTTAAAGAACTCGGAACTTTAGTCATCAACGTGTCATCAGTTCCAGCTGCAACCGAAATACGTCTGAGTCGAAATAATGTCGTTTTCTTCTCATCATCTAACGGAAATCTCAACAAATCAATAGGAACTGTCATAGTGAATGAGAGCaattacatacagtacatCTTTACCGTTGATAAAAGCTGGAACACTACGGTAACAGCATATGCGAAGCATCTACTAGGGAGTAATACATCAACTCAAGTAATAACTGTACTTG CTCCTCCAGGTCCAATTGATGTGTCTGTAAACACCTCTTgttataacaataataacagtTTACTGGTTATGTGGACTGTGTACAGCAATGGTGGACGTGACATTAGCAATTACACACTGAGATGGAGGAAAGATTGTAGTAATACTCCAACTACATTGCTCAACTCAAAGACATGGATGGTATCGAACAATGCTAGATTTACACAGCAAGGAGGCAGTTACATAATACCAGGACTGGATGGTAACACAACATATTGTATAGACGTGGAAGCAACAAATAGTATTGGACCAATGTCGACGACAGTCAAAGCAACTACATTGTCTG tccCAAACCAGCCTAAACTTCAATGTAATCCCACATTGACCACAAATACAAGTGTAGCAATAGCTTGGGTAGTCAGCAGCAATGGTGGTGATGACGTCTCACATTATGCTGTAGTACTGAGTGAAGATGTGAATTTCACGCAGACAGCTTATTCAAAGACTCTGTTTGTGGTTGACAATTCTGAGTTGACACAGAAGGGTGGAATGGTTACTGTGCCAGGTCTTTCTGGTGGAACAACATATTATGCAAAGGTTGTTGCAAGAAATTGTGTTGGTGCTAGTGTTCCTGCTACTCAGCCTTGCTCTACACGCTGTAGTCAGTGTATTT gTCCATTATTGCAACCTCGAGCAGTCAAAGAAGTATTTTTGTCTGATGACACCATAACACTGACAGTAAAGGCTCCTGACTTGAATTGTCAAATTGACAAATACATTGTTAAAGACGTAGCGTCTGCTGACGAACTCCAGTCATCATATTCTGTTGAGAATGGTATTGTAACTATTACCATAACGGGACTGGCGGCAGGAGCAAACTATACAGTTCAAGTGTATGCAGTAGATCAATCACAGGAACGTCCAATAGGGAAACCAGTCACATTTCAAATATCAAGCCAAGATAAAG GTCGTGAAAGCGTATATCAAAGATAG
- the LOC134176955 gene encoding titin-like isoform X2, with the protein MPEPTLNWTFTNNDGHMETLQEQPRLPSARASFVRVSSISRDKSGRYDCVLENEFDKVTSSAHLTVQYFDGVSLSVIPSNELVFKELGTLVINVSSVPAATEIRLSRNNVVFFSSSNGNLNKSIGTVIVNESNYIQYIFTVDKSWNTTVTAYAKHLLGSNTSTQVITVLAPPGPIDVSVNTSCYNNNNSLLVMWTVYSNGGRDISNYTLRWRKDCSNTPTTLLNSKTWMVSNNARFTQQGGSYIIPGLDGNTTYCIDVEATNSIGPMSTTVKATTLSVPNQPKLQCNPTLTTNTSVAIAWVVSSNGGDDVSHYAVVLSEDVNFTQTAYSKTLFVVDNSELTQKGGMVTVPGLSGGTTYYAKVVARNCVGASVPATQPCSTRCSPLLQPRAVKEVFLSDDTITLTVKAPDLNCQIDKYIVKDVASADELQSSYSVENGIVTITITGLAAGANYTVQVYAVDQSQERPIGKPVTFQISSQDKGEEKGLSSGVVAGVAAAVVLVIILIIAGVIICLYRKKRDVTKSTRETSRTIRSQIYEDPLQTPISDTVMQQSSAYGVVGRERTAGDSEVKMQESRAYATIPMQVATTNATVSNM; encoded by the exons ATGCCTGAACCGACTCTTAACTGGACATTTACAAACAATGATGGTCACATGGAGACATTACAAGAGCAGCCACGTCTTCCAAGTGCGAGGGCAAGTTTTGTTAGAGTATCTTCAATTTCAAGGGACAAAAGTGGCCGTTATGATTGTGTTCTTGAGAATGAATTTGACAAAGTCACTTCATCAGCACATTTGACTGTACAAT ATTTTGATGGTGTCAGTCTTAGTGTTATTCCAAGCAATGAACTTGTATTTAAAGAACTCGGAACTTTAGTCATCAACGTGTCATCAGTTCCAGCTGCAACCGAAATACGTCTGAGTCGAAATAATGTCGTTTTCTTCTCATCATCTAACGGAAATCTCAACAAATCAATAGGAACTGTCATAGTGAATGAGAGCaattacatacagtacatCTTTACCGTTGATAAAAGCTGGAACACTACGGTAACAGCATATGCGAAGCATCTACTAGGGAGTAATACATCAACTCAAGTAATAACTGTACTTG CTCCTCCAGGTCCAATTGATGTGTCTGTAAACACCTCTTgttataacaataataacagtTTACTGGTTATGTGGACTGTGTACAGCAATGGTGGACGTGACATTAGCAATTACACACTGAGATGGAGGAAAGATTGTAGTAATACTCCAACTACATTGCTCAACTCAAAGACATGGATGGTATCGAACAATGCTAGATTTACACAGCAAGGAGGCAGTTACATAATACCAGGACTGGATGGTAACACAACATATTGTATAGACGTGGAAGCAACAAATAGTATTGGACCAATGTCGACGACAGTCAAAGCAACTACATTGTCTG tccCAAACCAGCCTAAACTTCAATGTAATCCCACATTGACCACAAATACAAGTGTAGCAATAGCTTGGGTAGTCAGCAGCAATGGTGGTGATGACGTCTCACATTATGCTGTAGTACTGAGTGAAGATGTGAATTTCACGCAGACAGCTTATTCAAAGACTCTGTTTGTGGTTGACAATTCTGAGTTGACACAGAAGGGTGGAATGGTTACTGTGCCAGGTCTTTCTGGTGGAACAACATATTATGCAAAGGTTGTTGCAAGAAATTGTGTTGGTGCTAGTGTTCCTGCTACTCAGCCTTGCTCTACACGCTGTA gTCCATTATTGCAACCTCGAGCAGTCAAAGAAGTATTTTTGTCTGATGACACCATAACACTGACAGTAAAGGCTCCTGACTTGAATTGTCAAATTGACAAATACATTGTTAAAGACGTAGCGTCTGCTGACGAACTCCAGTCATCATATTCTGTTGAGAATGGTATTGTAACTATTACCATAACGGGACTGGCGGCAGGAGCAAACTATACAGTTCAAGTGTATGCAGTAGATCAATCACAGGAACGTCCAATAGGGAAACCAGTCACATTTCAAATATCAAGCCAAGATAAAG GTGAGGAGAAAGGTCTATCATCAGGTGTTGTAGCTGGTGTGGCTGCTGCAGTTGTGTTGGTGATCATTCTCATTATTGCTGGTGTGATAATATGTCTGtacagaaagaagagagaTGTAACCAAGTCCACTCGAGAGACTAGTAGGACAATCAGAAGTCAAATTTATGAAGACCCATTGCAAACTCCAATCTCAGACACAGTGATGCAACAATCAAGTGCATATGGCGTGGTGGGAAGGGAAAGAACAGCCGGTGACTCGGAAGTAAAGATGCAGGAATCACGAGCGTATGCAACGATACCCATGCAAGTGGCTACTACCAATGCAACCGTGTCCAACATGTAG
- the LOC134176956 gene encoding uncharacterized protein K02A2.6-like — MADYIPLTPEAIAQIQEETAKDPTLQQLKLIILQGWPNKNNLPPDLLPYYSYRDELVVQHNIIYRNDRCVLPKSMRANTLQKIHSSHLGIVGCQRRARECIFWPGMTADIAAYVGQCKVCQALGTQQQKETLTPHQIPSRPWSKVGLDIFTLSDQHYLITVDYYSNFWEIDRLDSMDSATVIRKLKSHYARYGIPSTVVSDNGPQFASDKFKDFAKTYQFDHITSSPGYPQSNGKAESAVKTAKHIMGKAKITGSDPWLSLLDHRNTPTAGMQTSPAQRLMSRRTRTLLPTTAKLLKPQIPVDVLQELATRQAKQAHYYNKTAKDLPRLQPGQAVHIQPLNAYDHKWKPATVQRQVNIRSYDVTTEDGRLLRRNRKHLRATPATTKPKQQTTQIKTSQQSRITPATISKHTETTNVACSKRVVKQPAYLKDYVV; from the coding sequence ATGGCGGATTACATACCGCTAACACCAGAGGCAATAGCACAAATCCAAGAAGAAACAGCGAAAGACCCTACATTGCAACAGCTCAAGCTTATAATTCTACAAGGATGGCCAAACAAGAACAACCTTCCACCGGATTTACTTCCATATTACAGCTATCGAGATGAGCTAGTTGTGCAACATAACATTATATACAGAAATGATAGATGTGTCCTACCAAAATCGATGAGAGCAAATACCTTGCAAAAGATACATAGCTCACATCTAGGCATAGTTGGATGTCAACGTCGAGCCAGAGAATGCATATTCTGGCCCGGTATGACTGCTGACATTGCAGCTTATGTCGGCCAATGCAAAGTTTGTCAAGCCCTTGGCACACAGCAGCAGAAAGAAACGCTAACACCACACCAAATCCCAAGTAGACCATGGAGCAAAGTCGGACTGGATATCTTTACGCTATCAGATCAGCATTATCTGATTACAGTCGACTACTACAGTAACTTTTGGGAGATAGACCGTTTGGACAGTATGGACTCAGCCACGGTCATCAGAAAACTGAAAAGTCATTACGCAAGATATGGTAttccatcaacagttgtatCAGACAATGGACCACAGTTTGCGTCAGATAAATTCAAAGACTTTGCCAAGACATATCAGTTTGACCATATCACTTCGAGTCCAGGGTATCCCCAATCAAATGGGAAAGCAGAAAGTGCAGTCAAAACCGCAAAACATATCATGGGAAAAGCAAAGATCACTGGGTCAGACCCATGGCTTTCACTGTTGGATCACAGGAACACGCCAACAGCAGGAATGCAAACTAGCCCAGCACAGCGACTGATGAGTAggagaaccagaactcttcTACCTACCACTGCAAAGCTACTGAAACCTCAGATACCAGTCGATGTTCTTCAGGAACTAGCAACACGACAAGCAAAGCAAGCCCATTACTataacaaaacagcaaaggatCTGCCTCGCCTACAACCAGGTCAAGCTGTCCACATACAACCACTCAACGCCTACGACCACAAGTGGAAACCAGCAACCGTTCAGAGACAAGTAAACATCCGATCCTATGATGTCACTACAGAAGACGGACGACTTCTTCGCAGAAATAGAAAACATCTACGAGcaacaccagcaacaacaaaacccaaacaacagacaacacagataaagacatcacaacaaagCAGAATAACACCCGCAACGATCtccaaacacacagaaacaacgaaTGTCGCCTGCAGCAAACGAGTTGTGAAACAACCTGCTTACCTGAAGGATTACGTTGTCTAG
- the LOC134176955 gene encoding titin-like isoform X1, whose translation MPEPTLNWTFTNNDGHMETLQEQPRLPSARASFVRVSSISRDKSGRYDCVLENEFDKVTSSAHLTVQYFDGVSLSVIPSNELVFKELGTLVINVSSVPAATEIRLSRNNVVFFSSSNGNLNKSIGTVIVNESNYIQYIFTVDKSWNTTVTAYAKHLLGSNTSTQVITVLAPPGPIDVSVNTSCYNNNNSLLVMWTVYSNGGRDISNYTLRWRKDCSNTPTTLLNSKTWMVSNNARFTQQGGSYIIPGLDGNTTYCIDVEATNSIGPMSTTVKATTLSVPNQPKLQCNPTLTTNTSVAIAWVVSSNGGDDVSHYAVVLSEDVNFTQTAYSKTLFVVDNSELTQKGGMVTVPGLSGGTTYYAKVVARNCVGASVPATQPCSTRCSQCICPLLQPRAVKEVFLSDDTITLTVKAPDLNCQIDKYIVKDVASADELQSSYSVENGIVTITITGLAAGANYTVQVYAVDQSQERPIGKPVTFQISSQDKGEEKGLSSGVVAGVAAAVVLVIILIIAGVIICLYRKKRDVTKSTRETSRTIRSQIYEDPLQTPISDTVMQQSSAYGVVGRERTAGDSEVKMQESRAYATIPMQVATTNATVSNM comes from the exons ATGCCTGAACCGACTCTTAACTGGACATTTACAAACAATGATGGTCACATGGAGACATTACAAGAGCAGCCACGTCTTCCAAGTGCGAGGGCAAGTTTTGTTAGAGTATCTTCAATTTCAAGGGACAAAAGTGGCCGTTATGATTGTGTTCTTGAGAATGAATTTGACAAAGTCACTTCATCAGCACATTTGACTGTACAAT ATTTTGATGGTGTCAGTCTTAGTGTTATTCCAAGCAATGAACTTGTATTTAAAGAACTCGGAACTTTAGTCATCAACGTGTCATCAGTTCCAGCTGCAACCGAAATACGTCTGAGTCGAAATAATGTCGTTTTCTTCTCATCATCTAACGGAAATCTCAACAAATCAATAGGAACTGTCATAGTGAATGAGAGCaattacatacagtacatCTTTACCGTTGATAAAAGCTGGAACACTACGGTAACAGCATATGCGAAGCATCTACTAGGGAGTAATACATCAACTCAAGTAATAACTGTACTTG CTCCTCCAGGTCCAATTGATGTGTCTGTAAACACCTCTTgttataacaataataacagtTTACTGGTTATGTGGACTGTGTACAGCAATGGTGGACGTGACATTAGCAATTACACACTGAGATGGAGGAAAGATTGTAGTAATACTCCAACTACATTGCTCAACTCAAAGACATGGATGGTATCGAACAATGCTAGATTTACACAGCAAGGAGGCAGTTACATAATACCAGGACTGGATGGTAACACAACATATTGTATAGACGTGGAAGCAACAAATAGTATTGGACCAATGTCGACGACAGTCAAAGCAACTACATTGTCTG tccCAAACCAGCCTAAACTTCAATGTAATCCCACATTGACCACAAATACAAGTGTAGCAATAGCTTGGGTAGTCAGCAGCAATGGTGGTGATGACGTCTCACATTATGCTGTAGTACTGAGTGAAGATGTGAATTTCACGCAGACAGCTTATTCAAAGACTCTGTTTGTGGTTGACAATTCTGAGTTGACACAGAAGGGTGGAATGGTTACTGTGCCAGGTCTTTCTGGTGGAACAACATATTATGCAAAGGTTGTTGCAAGAAATTGTGTTGGTGCTAGTGTTCCTGCTACTCAGCCTTGCTCTACACGCTGTAGTCAGTGTATTT gTCCATTATTGCAACCTCGAGCAGTCAAAGAAGTATTTTTGTCTGATGACACCATAACACTGACAGTAAAGGCTCCTGACTTGAATTGTCAAATTGACAAATACATTGTTAAAGACGTAGCGTCTGCTGACGAACTCCAGTCATCATATTCTGTTGAGAATGGTATTGTAACTATTACCATAACGGGACTGGCGGCAGGAGCAAACTATACAGTTCAAGTGTATGCAGTAGATCAATCACAGGAACGTCCAATAGGGAAACCAGTCACATTTCAAATATCAAGCCAAGATAAAG GTGAGGAGAAAGGTCTATCATCAGGTGTTGTAGCTGGTGTGGCTGCTGCAGTTGTGTTGGTGATCATTCTCATTATTGCTGGTGTGATAATATGTCTGtacagaaagaagagagaTGTAACCAAGTCCACTCGAGAGACTAGTAGGACAATCAGAAGTCAAATTTATGAAGACCCATTGCAAACTCCAATCTCAGACACAGTGATGCAACAATCAAGTGCATATGGCGTGGTGGGAAGGGAAAGAACAGCCGGTGACTCGGAAGTAAAGATGCAGGAATCACGAGCGTATGCAACGATACCCATGCAAGTGGCTACTACCAATGCAACCGTGTCCAACATGTAG